ttctccctgtgaccacgtgggctttctccaggtgctctggtttcctcccacactccaaacacgtgcatatttcttggttaattggcttttgtaaaatgtcccgagtgtgtaagatagaactagggcACAGgtgatgttggtcagcatggactcagtggaccatttACACTGTAACCTTCAACTAAACTGAATTCCCAAGCTGTTTCTGTGAAATTCAAACCTATGTTTCCAAAATCAGTGGATAGGTCTCCAGATATCAAATTCAGCAATGTAACCACTGTCATGCTCTGTCAACATATTGAAGTAACATAATGGTGCATATAAATGATAAACGCTTATATTTGTGGATAGCATGCCATAAAATAACGAGTTACCTGTCTGAATTTCAGTTGAAGAACTCACAGAGTGGTTACAAGTCCTGTCCGAAGCGACAACATACACAGAATATAACTGGCCACAGAGTAACGCGGGTGTTCTACAGGATGTTTCTGATGTGCTGCATGAGACGTTGTTCCCATCAGCTCCTTCCGCAATGGCAGTGTACCTCAGTGCTCCTTTACTGTGGTCCCACAATACCATTGCTGTATTGAGGTTACAATCCAGTTGCACTTTGACATTATGAGGATCACAAGCGACTGAAAATAAAATTGAGAGTTAAATTGGATGTCAGGCAGTCGGACCAAACATAAGTGAGTAACAGATGAATGAAGTTATGGAAAGTCAATAATtatcagaaaaaatatatattgaagaatgtagacacaaaatgctggagtaactgagcgggtcagacagcatcgcaggagagaaggaatgggtgacgtttcgggtcgagagtgaagaagggtctcgacctgaaacgtcacccattccttctctcctgagatgctgcctgaccggctgagttactcaagcgttttgtgtctaccttcgattttaaccagcatctgcagtttctttcctacatatattgAAGAATGATTCAATAACAGAGCAATTCGGAGTACAAAAGCAAAGAAGGTAGTGAATCTACATAAGTTACAGAGTCTGCCATAACTGGAGTGTTGTATCCATTTCAAGATTAATGAAGGTTTACAAGGTCCAGGTGTAGATGCAGAAGTTACTGAAATGATATCCATGGTGAGGGAATTCAGTTATATGGAGATGCTGGAGAGGAGAATATGGTTCTCTTTAGGACAGTGAAAGTCAAGTGGGATCCATTTGAATGATTTTGCTTGAATAAAGACatttgggtttataggttaaaaagcctctaaactaaactaaataaggtaAATTTCTGGGAGGAGCATGACAAACAGAGAATGGATGCATTTGATAAATGGCACAGAAGTACGTATGAAGTCAGTTGAATCTTTACATCATGAGAGTGAGTGAGGTAAGGCCATGAATGGAAGTCGAAGAAAGTTCTATGATAAGCTTTTCTAGAGAATTAGATAAATATTTCTAGGGCAACAAGGTACTATAAAATTAATCTGCAGCATTCACAGAACACTATGTGGCAAAAGAACGTTTAATAATATCAAAAAACAACTTTTTTGAATATTGCCAATGAAACCTCACACTTCAGTTGATGACACTTTCAAAAGTTTTACCTGCATGTACATTCACCACTGCTGTCTGGGGTCTCCTGCAGATCTCATCTGTCGCTAGAACAGAGATTGTATAATATTCACCACACTGCAACTCTTGTGTTTGAGCCCTTGTATCACTTGTGTTGAATGAAGTGGTTTCTCTTTGACTGTCTCGAACAGTCACCGTGTATAACTTTGCTCCATCAGCTTCATCCCACCAGAAAGATATTATATTCAATTCACAATCCAGCTCAGCTGTGAGATTCTCAGGAATGCAGGGTGCTATTCAGAAAACACAAATTCATATCAATTCTCTTGCTGCCTGTATTAATTGTCGAAATATCAAAATTATTCCTTGATGGATGTTATTTACCAGTTTGTATCTGTACAGAAGTACTTGAAATGCCGTGCCGGCTGTAACTCAGTGTTGTTACGGTTATGTTGTAGGATTGTCCACAGTGTAAATCCAGCATTTCATAGTGTGTGTCTGTGGTGTTGTCTGAGTGTGTATGCCCATCACTTCCTTCAGCCGTTACATCATATGAGATCGCTCCATCATTCCTACCCCACGATACCACCACTCTATTGGAGGTACAGTCCACGTTGGCAATGATTTCATCTGGGGCACAAGGTGCTGCAGGAAAGgaaatattaatattaaaatcCAAAGGCACAGATTTTGCTTGCCAGCATCTTGCAAGAGGTCAAATAGCTTCAGGAAAGCAGCTACCATGATATCCACATACGTCTACTCAATCCAACCACATTAGATGCAAAGAAATGACGCCCTATGTTCAGCATTCAATTTAAATCCAAGGTCCCCACTGATTCCTCCGGGTGTTGAATCTTGATCAATGATGCCTGACAGGAATCGGAAGATTCTGATCGCCCCATTGCTAAAAAATACGGGGATTGAAGAAAGTTGCAGTACCAGGAATGAGATCACTACAGTAACTGAAATCCAGTATAGGACTAAAACCCTGCCACGATCTCTCAGACCACCAATGTTTCATGCTGATGATCCACTGTTCCAAGACAACAAAGTTGCCATTGTCAATCAAGTTGCTTGGATAAGTGGATCTTACTCTGCATGTTTGAAGATCAGATACACCTTGAAGATCAGATACTCCTTGAGTATTAGATACTGCTTGAAGTAAACATATCCAAATATTGGATAGATTTTGAGCCATCAGATCACTGGCAAAAGCGGTGGTAATCTGCAAAACAAGGGCCTCTCTCTACACTAACATGACATTGCTTCATTGGCCTGAACAACATCACAGAATTCAGTTTTATCTCTTCTCCACCCTGTAATTTGGTGATTTAGCATTTGCAACACCCAGGTTGAAGGAGTGGGAGGCAGATGAAAGCCATGCTGTTCACCATGTCTTGGATGCGTGATGTGCTGGTAAGTAGCATTTCTAAAGAAGTGTTGGTAGTTGCCCCTCTTGagggttgctaccttacagcgctctcTCCACACAGATTATCATTTTATGAGACCTCATAGTGTTTAACAGTTTAGGTTGCTCTAGGGTAACCAAATCAGAAACAATCTCTGCATTGTGAAATGTCTCAGGATACCCTTCAAAGATTAAAGGTGTTATATGAAGGGGTATCTTTCCTTCTTTATTACCTGTATGAATTTCATAACGTAAGCTTTGGAGACTGCTGCAGGTTTCACCAAATGCGAACACGGAGATGCTGTACGTTTGGCTGCAGTGGAGATCTGGGATGAGACAGTTTGTGTCGGATGTGGTACAAATGGCCGTGTGTCCATCGCTGCCCTCCGCTGTTGCAGTGTACCACACTGTGAGATTACTCAGCTCCCACGTTACAAACGCAGTGAGGGCAGCACAATCAGCTTGTACGTTCTGAGGGGGACAAGGGGCTTGGAGAGGAGGAAAGATAAACGAATCATTAATTAATGATAGAAGGAAGGCATTTCAATGGTATTGTgtgtggtttacactgaagatagacacaaaatgctggagtaattcaacggaacaggcagcatctctggaaagaaggaatgggtgacgtttcggatcgagacccttcctcagactcgtaCTTGTACTCTTTGATATATGGAACAGAAACTACACTTTTACTCGTCTCCCATGTTACAAAGGCAACAGACAGTGGCACAATCAACTTGTACGTTCTGAGGGGAcaaagcattcaagagatagctagatagagctcttaaggatagcggagtcagtgggtatggggagaaggcaggaacggggtactgattgagaatgatcagccatgatcacattgaatggtggtgctggctcgaagggccaaatggcctcctcctgcacctattgtctattgtaaagtacTTGGAGAGGAAGAAAAATAAACAAGTCATCACACCATCATACAGACGGAAAAATGGCCAAGAACCCAACTGGTCAATTCTAACCAAgttccccatctaagctaaaaaagacacaaaatggtggagtaactcagcagctcaggcagcatctctggaaaacatacaGGAGTGACGTTAcgagtcggcacccttcttcagactgtttgtggaGGTTTAAGAGTAAGGTCCAAGGCTAAAAgtggagggacaggacaaagcctaacAATTCATATGTGaacagaggtgagggggggggggggggggggggtgaaaggcagatggcggacaaaggccagaaatgaaaaaaacGCTGTGAGACGTAAGGAAAAGGgctgggggaagaagggggaagggggcttGCAGTTACCTAAATTTGGATAATTTAATGTTCGtattgttgggttgtaaactatccaagtggaatatgaggtgatgttcctccagtttgcatgaggccacactggtaatggaggagacccaggacagaaaagtcagtatgggaatggtaaGAGGCGTTCAAATGGTTAGCAAGTGGTAGATCCAGTAGGCCCTGGTGGACCGAGCGCCAGTGTTATGCAAGatggtcgccgagtctacacttggtctcaccgatgtacaggaggccatatcgggaacactggatgcagtagataagattggaggaggtgccacATTGGAAACATTTCGTCTGACTGTCTATCCCTTATTATTATGGACTGATTGTCCCAAATTATCACAATGCCTTCCAAACACGAGTAAATCCTcgtctcggtgtgccgaagggcctgtttccgcactgtttctccaagttaaaaactaaactaaactatttgctCTAGCATTTGATTTTCTCTACCCGGGGGAATAAGATTGTGCTTCTGGTGTCTACTCTATGCCTCTAATAATTCTTTATAGTTCATTGAGGTCTCTCCGCACCTTCGGCCTTCCAGAGAAAAtgatctaagtctgtccaacttctccctctaGCTAATACCCGGTCATCCAGgtcacattctggtaaacctcctctgctccctttccaaagccaccacatccttcctgcaatggggtgaccagaacagcatgcaatattccaaatgtggcctcaccaaaatcTTCTcatgctgcatcatgacatcctgactcttattctcaatacctcgacctatgaaggcaagcatatcacatACCTTCTTttgcactctatctacttgtgagaCCATGTTCAAGGAGCTATGGATTTGTACCCCAAGATCATGGCCTCTTTTGCCCCTTCTAGTTGCCCTTCTAATTTAAAGGCCCAGTCTGATTCTACCTTTCTAAACCTTACATTTGCTTCCTTTTTCTTCTCCAAATGTTTTAAgttttgttattatacctgccccaAATATCATCTCTGGCTGTAGGTTCCACCACGtccctctgtgtgacaaagttacctctcaggttcctattaaatatttgctCTCTCTCACCTGGAACCTGCACCATCTTGTTCCTGTATGGGTGCAGCTAAGAAACAAAAAGGGGTTGATCACCTTGTTGAGAGtgtactacaggcccccaaacagtcagagtgGGAAGTGGAGGAGCAAATATTCCAAGAGAtggcaggcagctgcaagactaatgaAGTAGTCATagtgggggattttaactttctcaatagaggtggcgcagaggtagagttgttgccttacagctcttgcagctgccgagacccgggttcaatcccgactatgagtgccgtctgtatggagttcgtacgttctccccgtgactgcgtgggtcttctctgagatgttcggtttccacccacactccaaagacattaaggtttgtaggctaattggcttgatctaagtgtaaatcgtccctagtgtgttaatgtgcggggattgctggttggcatggacttggtgggccgaagggcctgtttcaaatgACAGAAGATACTATTTCCACTGGAGCAGGAAAACCATTTCCTCCCATCAGTTTTTCAAAAAGGTTTTATACCTGTTTCAGCTTCAAAGACTGAAGTGTTTACACTCTGACAGTAAGCGTCCATCGCTGTTACGGTTATTGAGTACGTTTGACTGCAGTGCAGGTCCATGAAATCACAGCTGGTCCCCGTGGTGTTACACAGTGAAATGTGTCCATCTTGTCCTTCCGCTGTTGTAATGTACCACATCGCCCCATCACTCTCCTCCCAGACCACTGATGTACTCTTGGTGTCACAGTTCAGACTGGTGGAGATGTCCTCGGGTGCACAAGGTGCTACAAAGTACAGAAACACCAAACTGTTACCGTGCAAGGAATATACTTCATCTTGAATTCATTTTCATAGCTTCTTTCAAGAAATCAAGCACCATCACATATTTGACTGTGGATTTTTTAAAACAGAGCATTTCCACATTGATACCTTCCGTTTGAATAGTTCCAGTTTCAGCTTACATCTTAGAATTTTACTCATTCTGGTGTTAGGAAAAATGACTTTAACTGGGACTACTTGTGAACTGTCCAACTTGCTAATTTTGCAAAGATTATTACTTTTTTTAAATAACTCTCAGCAACTTTTGTAATCTCTAAATGAGCATGAATATCAAATTTCTATGCATTGTAAGGCCCATTTTTTTCCCAGACGAACCCCATCTTCAAAAGGTTGGAAATCTCTGCTGTTACAGTTACTCAAGTGAATTACTGAGGGCTATATCGGAGATGAGCCTCGGTAGAAAGCTGCTTGGTTTACAAAGCACTGAAAGGTTTAGGGCCAAAACACATTACTGATTTTCTGCTGCAATAtcaaccatccagacctctcaggtcgtctgggacaggtatgctttctgtccccagagtcagaactaaacatggagaagcagcatttagtttttatgcaccacatatatggaataaactcccagaaaactgcaggtccatACTCAATaactgcaactctcagttcttttaaaacGAGGCTGAAAACTATTCTatttgacgctgccttttattaaatcaaataattattcatttcttacactgcgcTATAACTTTTATTCTGGTATTTTATACCtctcttattctattttagcttgtttttattttctattctctttaatgactgtttttaattgcttttaactgctctttaatgttttatgtaaagcactttgaattgccttgttgctgaaatgtgccatataaataaacttgccttgccttgccttgccttccctTGCCTTGCCCttgccttgcccttgcccttgccttgcccttgccttgccttgccttgccttgccttgccttgccctgccttgccttgccttgcccttgCCTTGCCCTGCCTTGCCCTTGCCTTGTCTTGCCCTTGCCTTGCCCTTGCCTTGCCCTGCCTtgcccttgccttgccttgccttgccttgccttgccttgcccttgccttgcccttgccttgccttgccttgccttgcccttgcccttgccttgccttgcccttgccttgccctgccttgcccttgccttgccttgccttgccttgcccttgccttgcccttgccttgccttgccttgcccttgcccttgccttgccttgcccttgCCTTGCCCTGTCTTGCCCTTGCCTTGCCCTTGCCTTGCCCTTGCCTTGCCCTTGCCTTGCCCTTGCCTTCCCCttgccctgccttgccctgccctgccttgccctTGCCTTGCCCTTGCCTTgcccttgccctgccctgccctgcccttgccttgccttgccttgccctgcccttgcccttgcccttgccctgccctgccttgccctTGCCTTGCCCttgccttgcccttgcccttgcccttgccttgccttgccttgccttatcCCAGAGCTAGAAGGGCCTTGAGGCCTGAAACTGAAATTTATTTTTGGTTCAACTTTCCATTTTCATTTCCAAACCTGAAAGAGTTACTCACGCAATGAACACTGAACATGCCTGCTTCAATGAAAATACTTTGCGatcaaacaattatttttaagcAGAGCCCATTTCCAAGCAATATCCCTACCTTACGAGAGAGACACTGTCCCAGAGCAGATTGCAAttccacacactctcacacaaacTTCCTATCATTCTTCCTTTTCAATGaatttgccttgccttgccttgccttgccaggggccacaatttaagaataaggggtaggccatttagaatagagacgagggaaaacttttttagtcagagagttgtgaatctgtggaattctctgcctcagagggtagtggaggccaattctctgaatacattcaagagagagctggatagagctcttaaggatagcggagtcagggggtatggggagaaggcaggaacggggtactgattgagaatgatcagccatgatcacattgaatggcggtgctggctcgaagggccgaatggccttctcctgcacctattttctattgtctattgtctattgtctataatttccaTCTCAGGAACATAGCTTACAATGTTTATACATACTCAAACTCAGAACATatcgtgtggcacagtggcaatagacaataaacaataggtgcaggaggaggcctctaacgtgtccaaccccttaataatcttatatgtttcgataagatcccctctcatccttctatattccagtgtatacaagcctagtcgctccagtctttcaacatatgacagtcctgccattccgggaattaacctagtaaacctatgctgcacgccctcaatagcaagaatatccttcctcaaatttggagaccaaaactgcacacaatactccaggtgcggactcactagggccctgtacaactgcagaaggacctctttgctcctatactcaactcctcttgttatgaaggccaacattccattggctttcttcactgcctgctgtacctgcatgcttcctttcagtgactgatgcactaggacacccaggtctcgttgtacgtccccttttcctaacttgacaccattcagataatactctgccttcctattcttatcaccaaagtggataacctcacacttatccacattaaactgcatctgccatgcatccacccactcacacaacctgtccaagtcaccctgcaacctcatagcaccttcctcgcAGTTaaataaagtagatgagcttgaagctcagttcgacattggcaagtatgatgttgtgggaattacagaaacatggctacaagaggaccagggctgggaactgaatattcaggggtacacaatgtatagaaaagacagacaggtgggaggagggggtgggtcgctctgttggtaaggaatgatattcactcccttgcaaggggtgacatagaatcaggagatgtagaatggatagaaatgaggatttgtaagggtaaaaagaccctaatgggagttatctacagccccccaaacagtagcctcgacatagggtgcaagttgaatcaagagctaaaattggcatgtcgcaaatgtaatgctacggtggttatgggagatttcaacatgcaggtagactgggaaaatcaggttggtactggaccccaggaaagggagtttgtggagggcctccgagatggattcttcaaacagcttgtactggagcctaccagggagaaggcaattctggatttagtgttgtgtaatgaacctgatctgataagggaactcaaggtaaaagagctattaggaggcagtgatcataatacgataagatttactctacaaattgagagggagaagggaaaatcggaagtgtcagtattacagtatagcaaaggggattacagaggcaagaggcaggagctggccagatttgactggaaggaggccctagcagggaagacgttggaacagcaatggcaggtattcctgggaataatgcagaagttgcagggtcaatttatcccaaagaggaggaaagattctaaggggagtaagaggcacccgtggctgacgagggaagtcaaggacagcataaaaataaaagagaagaagtataacatagcaaagaagaatgggaagccagaggattgggactcttaaagagcaacagaagacaactaaaaaggcaatacggggagaaaagatgaggtacgagggtaagctagccaataatataaaggttttttaggtatgtgaagaggaaaaaaatagtcaagggaaatgtgggtcccttgaagacagaagcaggggaatttattatggggaacaaggaaatggcagacgagttgaaccggtactttggatctgtcttcactaatatCCATGTTCCCTACTCCAAAACAAATTTTGGATATTCTACAATAGATTGTTCAAACAAATGTGCATACGGATAAAGTTACCATCGGGGATACAATGTGGaggtgctggagtcttgagcaaaaaacaaactcagTCCCTTAACTTTGCTCAAATTATGTTTAAAAATGCAAAGTGTTAATATTAAATAAGTCTGTTCAGCACAAGAGACCTACCAGTGTTCAATACAATCTGAGAGCTTTGTGAGTTGTCACACCCACCGTCCAGTACTGTCAGCGTTACATTATACACCTGTCCACAATGCAGGCTGGGTATTTGACATTCTGTATTGACCGTCTCACAGGCAGTCACTTGCCCATCGCTTCCTTCTGCTGTGGCGGAGTAAGACACTGCACCTTTCGTGCGGCTCCACAACACTGAGGCATCGTTCGTGTCACAGTCCAGCTGGACATCGAGATTCTGTGGGATGCACGCAactgaaaaaaggaaaaagaatggATGAGGAGCAGTTGTACATAAGTGCGGGGCAGGCTTGTTTGGCAAACTGGTCTTTTCCTGGACTTCCTAGGACCATTTGTACATAGGtacacagttgtgaatctgtggaattatctgccacagaaggcagtggaggccaattcactggatgttttcaagagagagtttgatttatcTCTTAgcgttaagggaatcaagggatatggggaaaaagcaggaatggggtactgattttggatgatca
The sequence above is a segment of the Rhinoraja longicauda isolate Sanriku21f chromosome 11, sRhiLon1.1, whole genome shotgun sequence genome. Coding sequences within it:
- the LOC144597993 gene encoding fibronectin type III domain-containing protein 7-like, yielding MDCDAGHMSVSWGFSEGAISYTATAEGNNVQQCSANDTLCDITDLHCGETYTLSVYAIDDTCDSAESPSITRRTVACIPQNLDVQLDCDTNDASVLWSRTKGAVSYSATAEGSDGQVTACETVNTECQIPSLHCGQVYNVTLTVLDGGCDNSQSSQIVLNTAPCAPEDISTSLNCDTKSTSVVWEESDGAMWYITTAEGQDGHISLCNTTGTSCDFMDLHCSQTYSITVTAMDAYCQSVNTSVFEAETAPCPPQNVQADCAALTAFVTWELSNLTVWYTATAEGSDGHTAICTTSDTNCLIPDLHCSQTYSISVFAFGETCSSLQSLRYEIHTAPCAPDEIIANVDCTSNRVVVSWGRNDGAISYDVTAEGSDGHTHSDNTTDTHYEMLDLHCGQSYNITVTTLSYSRHGISSTSVQIQTAPCIPENLTAELDCELNIISFWWDEADGAKLYTVTVRDSQRETTSFNTSDTRAQTQELQCGEYYTISVLATDEICRRPQTAVVNVHAVACDPHNVKVQLDCNLNTAMVLWDHSKGALRYTAIAEGADGNNVSCSTSETSCRTPALLCGQLYSVYVVASDRTCNHSVSSSTEIQTARTTSVWWDQSEGAMFYTAMAEGMEGDWYSCNTTEANCEIPGLPCGQWYNVTVLAMDENCTSLPSSAVEIQTVPCIPQNMVAHINCENNTISVFWDPSNGSESYHVTAQGINGHWASCNTTGTECEVSDVHCGLNYYVTVEAIRMECNSSQNSAVTVKTEC